One genomic window of Papaver somniferum cultivar HN1 unplaced genomic scaffold, ASM357369v1 unplaced-scaffold_150, whole genome shotgun sequence includes the following:
- the LOC113335916 gene encoding alcohol-forming fatty acyl-CoA reductase-like: MELISVVESLEHQTILVTGATGFLAKLFVEKLLRVQPNLKQLYLLIRAPNSAAAAQRLDNEVSGEVFRVLRTKHGGTYNAFISEKVTPVAGDISLENLGINDSNMINKISKEVNIVANFAGVTKFDERYDVAMLTNTMGAKNVSEFSKKCEKLKLLLHVSTAYVCGEKSGLILENPIRMGEPLNGTKSPELLDIEVEMTLMSGRLNELKANQASQKEEMIAMKEFGVERARLFGWQNSYVFTKAMGEMIISESKGHDHKIVILRPTIVTSTLKDPFPGWIEGVRTIDGFFLAFGKGKCRCIAGNSQIIVDVIPADLVVNAAIVAMVGHAHQPSDGDDRPFIYHSASSAKAPFHHGIKLIDYGYNYFSKNPMLSPPSKGGSFGKPIRISSPIIFPTMTSFLIFFYVTCVFPVKVMLLLNTVFGNYFHDICSIEERKINLLLRMIELYKPYATFKGIFDDSNTEKQRMEVRLDEAETNMLYFDPKCINWEDYFMNVHIPGLVKYVFK; the protein is encoded by the exons ATGGAGTTGATTTCGGTTGTTGAATCTCTGGAGCACCAAACCATCCTAGTTACTGGCGCAACTGGTTTTCTTGCTAAGC TTTTTGTGGAGAAATTGCTCAGGGTACAGCCTAATCTGAAGCAACTTTATCTTCTTATAAGAGCTCCCAACTCCGCGGCTGCTGCTCAGCGTCTCGATAACGAG GTGTCCGGCGAGGTGTTCAGGGTTTTGAGAACAAAACATGGTGGCACATATAACGCTTTTATTTCTGAGAAGGTGACACCAGTTGCCGGTGACATTTCTCTTGAAAACTTGGGAATTAACGACTCGAATATGATTAATAAGATATCGAAGGAAGTTAATATTGTTGCTAATTTTGCCGGAgttacaaaatttgatgaaag ATATGATGTGGCAATGCTTACTAATACTATGGGAGCTAAGAATGTTTCGGAATTCTCCAAGAAGTGTGAAAAGCTGAAGTTGCTTCTTCACGTATCAACGG CGTACGTGTGTGGTGAGAAGTCAGGATTGATATTAGAGAATCCTATAAGAATGGGCGAACCGCTGAACGGGACAAAGTCACCTGAGTTATTAGACATTGAAGTAGAGATGACGCTTATGTCAGGAAGACTGAATGAACTCAAAGCTAACCAAGCTTCCCAGAAAGAAGAAATGATTGCCATGAAGGAGTTTGGCGTTGAAAG GGCAAGATTATTTGGATGGCAAAATTCTTATGTGTTTACAAAGGCAATGGGAGAGATGATAATTAGTGAATCTAAAGGACATGATCATAAAATTGTTATATTAAGACCCACTATTGTTACTAGTACTCTCAAAGACCCATTTCCTGGTTGGATCGAAGGCGTTAG GACCATTGATGGTTTCTTCCTTGCTTTTGGTAAAGGGAAGTGTAGATGCATTGCAGGGAATTCTCAGATCATCGTAGATGTG ATTCCAGCAGACTTGGTGGTGAATGCGGCAATAGTTGCAATGGTTGGTCATGCACACCAGCCATCAGATGGTGATGATAGGCCGTTCATATACCACTCGGCTTCGTCTGCTAAAGCGCCATTTCATCATGGGATTAAGTTGATAGATTATGGTTATAATTATTTCTCTAAGAATCCAATGCTATCACCACCGTCGAAGGGGGGAAGTTTTGGAAAACCTATCAGGATCTCTTCTCCTATAATTTTCCCCACCATGACGAGCTTCTTAATATTCTTCTACGTTACTTGTGTATTTCCTGTCAAG GTTATGTTGCTGTTGAATACAGTATTTGGCAATTATTTCCATGATATATGTAGCATTGAGGAACGGAAGATTAATCTCCTTTTACGAATGATTGAACTTTATAAACCATACGCTACCTTTAAAGGAAT CTTTGATGACTCGAATACGGAGAAGCAAAGAATGGAGGTTAGATTGGATGAAGCAGAGACAAATATGTTATACTTTGATCCCAAATGCATCAACTGGGAGGATTACTTCATGAATGTTCATATTCCGGGTCTTGTCAAATATGTTTTTAAGTGA